The Pleuronectes platessa chromosome 23, fPlePla1.1, whole genome shotgun sequence genome contains a region encoding:
- the LOC128430371 gene encoding lymphocyte antigen 75, with translation MEGVFIGVLCLSGCLTFSTCLLHQYHFVSDVMNWTEAQSYCREKYTDLATIENTEEMKKLKDTVSAAGNSSEVWIGLYSHIDWKWSDGFNQSGAEYRNWVPGRPNYYDANQLCVVQYYAGKWYDYICHQQFPFVCYRGTLEDSDFVLVNTAKTWSEAQRHCREHYTDLVTMRNDTDNNKIQTLIAYHNYAWIGLYRDPQIYWSDGSNYSFSSWYQGKHPLGSMKVICGVADLEQGGNWRLCSCEERKPFVCYSVPTVKTLVKTLVKVKLEDSSADLNDPAVKEQILKQLQDRLKENGLSGVTLKWKEQADGKVFHKEEKRSDKKKKTEL, from the exons atgGAAGGGGTCTTCATTGgtgtcttgtgtctctcag GGTGCCTCACCTTCTCCACATGCCTCCTCCATCAGTACCACTTTGTGTCTGATGTAATGAATTGGACTGAAGCTCAGAGCTACTGCAGAGAGAAGTACACAGACCTGGCCACTattgaaaacactgaagaaatgaagaaacttaaAGACACAGTTTCTGCTGCTGGTAACAGCTCTGAGGTTTGGATTGGCCTGTACAGTCATATTGACTGGAAGTGGTCAGATGGGTTCAACCAGAGTGGAGCTGAATATAGGAACTGGGTTCCTGGTAGACCAAACTATTATGACGCCAATCAGCTCTGTGTGGTCCAGTATTACGCTGGAAAATGGTATGATTATATCTGCCATCAACAGTTTCCATTTGTTTGCTACAGAG GAACATTAGAGGATTCTGACTTTGTGCTAGTGAATACAGCAAAGACTTGGTCTGAGGCtcagaggcactgcagagaacactACACAGATCTGGTCACTATGAGGAACGACACTGACAACAACAAGATACAGACCTTGATAGCATATCATAATTATGCATGGATTGGTTTGTACAGAGATCCTCAGATTTACTGGTCCGACGGGAGTAACTACTCATTCAGCTCCTGGTATCAGGGTAAACACCCACTTGGCTCGATGAAAGTCATATGTGGTGTTGCCGATTTGGAGCAGGGAGGAAACTGGAGGTTATGTtcctgtgaagaaagaaaaccattTGTCTGCTACAGCGTCCCAA CAGTGAAGACGTTGGTGAAGACGTTGGTGAAGGTGAAGCTAGAGGACTCCTCTGCGGACCTGAATGACCCTGCTGTGAAAGAACAGATTCTGAAACAG ctccAGGACAGACTGAAGGAGAACGGACTGAGTGGCGTCACCTTGAAGTGGAAAGAACAGGCTGATGGGAAAGTTTTCCacaaggaggagaaaagatctgacaagaaaaaaaagactgagctttaa